From a single Aquincola tertiaricarbonis genomic region:
- a CDS encoding methyl-accepting chemotaxis protein: MSISNWKVVTRLAVGFSLVLALMAAITALGVDRMARIQAHLDQIVGVNNADTKHLGTMYDSASNRAMAMRDVVLLAGTPGQQAQVARFAELAAQYPQAKRELDSRPPHPQKQAIRERIDAAEQAALPVFQRVIDLATSGQEAAARELLTTQAIAAQTRWLGELNALIDLNDELSRRDNEAAQASYRSGWMLMLALGGAALVLGIVAALVIVRSLLVQLGGEPAAAMQLAQRIAVGDLSVDVRVAPGDTRSLMFNLKTMRDELARIVSGVRHGTEGITRAADLIAQGNQDLSQRSVEQAESLDKTAVAIEQLTATVQQNADSAGQANELAVSASSVAVQGGREVSEVVQTMGQIHSSARRIVDIIGVIDGIAFQTNILALNAAVEAARAGEQGRGFAVVASEVRSLAQRSAVAAKEIKSLIDDSVTRMDSGSQLAESAGATIAAVVESVQRVTRIVGDISVASREQSLGISQVNEAIARMDSATQRNTALVGEASAAAQSQQQQAAQLLAAVSVFRLG, from the coding sequence ATGAGCATCTCGAACTGGAAGGTGGTGACCCGCCTGGCCGTGGGCTTTTCATTGGTGCTGGCCTTGATGGCCGCGATCACCGCGCTGGGCGTCGACCGCATGGCCCGCATCCAGGCCCACCTGGACCAGATCGTGGGCGTGAACAACGCCGACACCAAGCACCTGGGCACGATGTACGACAGCGCCTCCAACCGCGCGATGGCGATGCGCGACGTGGTGCTGCTGGCCGGCACGCCCGGGCAGCAGGCCCAGGTGGCGCGGTTCGCCGAGCTGGCGGCGCAGTACCCCCAGGCCAAGCGCGAGCTGGACAGTCGCCCGCCCCATCCGCAGAAGCAGGCGATCCGCGAACGCATCGACGCCGCCGAGCAGGCCGCGCTGCCCGTTTTCCAGCGCGTGATCGATCTGGCCACCAGCGGCCAGGAGGCCGCCGCGCGCGAGCTGCTGACCACCCAGGCCATCGCGGCGCAGACGCGCTGGCTGGGAGAGCTGAATGCGCTGATCGACCTCAACGACGAACTCAGCCGGCGCGACAACGAGGCCGCGCAGGCCTCCTACCGCAGCGGCTGGATGTTGATGCTGGCCCTGGGCGGTGCGGCCCTGGTGCTGGGCATCGTGGCGGCGCTGGTCATCGTGCGCAGCCTGCTGGTGCAGCTGGGCGGCGAGCCAGCCGCCGCCATGCAGCTGGCGCAGCGCATCGCGGTGGGCGACCTGTCGGTCGACGTGCGCGTGGCGCCCGGCGACACCCGCAGCCTGATGTTCAACCTCAAGACCATGCGCGACGAACTGGCCCGCATCGTCAGCGGCGTGCGCCACGGCACCGAGGGCATCACCCGGGCGGCCGACCTCATCGCGCAGGGCAACCAGGACCTTTCGCAGCGCAGCGTGGAACAGGCCGAGTCGCTGGACAAGACGGCGGTAGCCATCGAGCAGCTGACCGCCACCGTGCAGCAGAACGCCGACAGTGCGGGCCAGGCCAACGAGCTGGCCGTGTCGGCCTCCAGCGTGGCGGTGCAGGGCGGCCGCGAGGTGAGCGAGGTGGTGCAGACCATGGGCCAGATCCACAGCTCGGCGCGGCGCATCGTCGACATCATCGGCGTGATCGACGGCATTGCCTTTCAGACCAACATCCTGGCGCTGAACGCCGCGGTGGAAGCCGCCCGCGCCGGTGAGCAGGGCCGCGGCTTTGCCGTGGTGGCCAGCGAGGTGCGCAGCCTGGCCCAGCGCTCGGCCGTCGCCGCCAAGGAGATCAAGAGCCTGATCGACGACTCGGTGACCCGCATGGACTCGGGCAGCCAGCTGGCCGAAAGCGCGGGCGCCACCATCGCCGCGGTGGTGGAGAGCGTGCAGCGCGTGACCCGCATCGTGGGCGACATCAGCGTGGCCAGCCGCGAGCAGAGCCTGGGCATCAGCCAGGTCAACGAAGCCATTGCGCGCATGGACAGCGCGACCCAGCGCAACACCGCCCTGGTGGGCGAAGCCAGCGCCGCGGCGCAGTCGCAGCAGCAGCAGGCGGCGCAACTGCTGGCGGCGGTGAGCGTGTTCAGGCTGGGGTGA
- a CDS encoding ABC transporter ATP-binding protein/permease produces MDTTDLDAAPPRWRDGLHDARRLAAPFWRSDRAAWAQLAALVALTLALVWINVRFSAWNSAFYDALQAHDLKAFWQQLGLFCALAAAYIVLAVVRLVAQQRLVMRWRQGMTEHLLAGWLQPGTPYRLSSARTLDNPDQRVADDVRNFVSSTLDLGLGLLNAGVTLVSFVAILWGLSGSLHVPWPGAGWNLPGYMVWAALAYAGIGSVLVRRIGAPLVPVNARQQQVEADFRYGLVQVRDHAEAIAMARGEAAEQRRLHVRFDALRANWDDLIRYTKRLTWFSAGYGQLANVFPLVAAAPRYFAGGIQLGGLMQTAQAFGQVQGALSWFVDAYASLADWRATVLRLGRFVDALAEHAPAPQQADPADAAAALTARRLRVAVPDASATLVDVPRLDLRPGEWVLLTGPSGSGKSSLLRTLAGLWPAGEGEVRLPAGTMVVPQRPYLPAGTLADALAYPDAAGRFDEGALREALSHVGLGALAGSLQVDDAWARRLSPGEQQRLQFARLLLQQPRWALLDEATSALDGDSQRQVLQQLRLQLPGLAVLHVAHRQELQCLHDRVLQVTGGKLVAATSR; encoded by the coding sequence ATGGATACCACCGACCTTGACGCTGCGCCGCCGCGCTGGCGCGACGGCCTGCATGACGCGCGGCGCCTCGCGGCCCCGTTCTGGCGCAGCGACCGGGCCGCGTGGGCGCAGCTGGCAGCGCTGGTCGCGCTGACGCTGGCCCTCGTCTGGATCAACGTGCGCTTCAGCGCCTGGAACAGCGCCTTCTATGACGCCCTGCAGGCGCACGACCTGAAGGCCTTCTGGCAGCAGCTGGGGCTGTTCTGCGCGCTGGCCGCCGCCTACATCGTGCTGGCGGTGGTGCGGCTGGTGGCGCAGCAGCGGCTGGTGATGCGCTGGCGCCAGGGCATGACCGAGCACCTCCTGGCCGGCTGGCTGCAGCCGGGCACACCGTACCGGCTGAGCAGCGCACGCACGCTGGACAACCCCGACCAGCGCGTGGCCGACGACGTGCGCAACTTCGTGTCGTCCACGCTGGACCTGGGGCTGGGCCTGCTGAACGCAGGCGTGACGCTGGTGTCCTTCGTCGCCATCCTATGGGGTCTGTCGGGCAGCCTTCATGTGCCCTGGCCGGGCGCGGGCTGGAACCTGCCGGGCTACATGGTGTGGGCCGCGCTGGCCTACGCCGGCATCGGCAGCGTGCTGGTGCGGCGCATCGGGGCGCCGCTGGTGCCGGTGAATGCGCGGCAGCAGCAGGTGGAAGCCGACTTCCGCTACGGCCTCGTGCAGGTGCGCGACCACGCCGAGGCCATTGCCATGGCGCGCGGCGAAGCCGCCGAACAGCGCCGCCTGCACGTGCGTTTCGACGCGCTGCGCGCGAACTGGGACGATCTCATCCGCTACACCAAGCGGCTGACCTGGTTCAGCGCCGGCTACGGGCAACTGGCCAACGTGTTCCCGTTGGTGGCCGCAGCGCCGCGCTACTTCGCCGGCGGCATCCAGCTCGGCGGGCTGATGCAGACGGCCCAGGCCTTTGGTCAGGTGCAGGGCGCCTTGAGCTGGTTCGTCGATGCCTACGCCAGCCTGGCCGACTGGCGCGCCACGGTGCTGCGCCTGGGCCGCTTCGTCGACGCGCTGGCCGAGCACGCACCGGCACCGCAGCAGGCCGACCCGGCGGACGCGGCGGCGGCGTTGACGGCGCGGCGGCTGCGCGTGGCGGTGCCGGACGCCAGCGCCACCCTGGTCGACGTGCCGCGGCTGGACCTGCGGCCGGGCGAATGGGTGCTGCTGACCGGGCCTTCGGGCAGCGGCAAGAGCTCGCTGCTGCGCACGCTGGCCGGCTTGTGGCCGGCTGGCGAAGGCGAGGTGCGGCTGCCAGCGGGCACGATGGTGGTGCCGCAGCGCCCCTACCTGCCCGCAGGCACGTTGGCCGATGCACTGGCGTACCCAGATGCGGCCGGGCGCTTCGACGAAGGCGCGCTGCGCGAAGCGCTGAGCCACGTCGGCCTGGGCGCGCTGGCGGGCAGCCTGCAGGTGGACGATGCCTGGGCGCGCCGGCTGTCGCCCGGCGAGCAACAGCGGCTGCAGTTCGCACGGCTGCTGCTGCAACAGCCGCGCTGGGCGCTGCTGGACGAGGCCACCTCGGCACTGGACGGCGACAGCCAGCGCCAGGTGCTGCAGCAGCTGCGCCTGCAGTTGCCCGGCCTGGCTGTGCTGCATGTGGCGCACCGCCAGGAGCTGCAATGCCTGCACGACCGCGTGCTGCAAGTGACGGGCGGCAAGTTGGTGGCCGCGACCAGCCGCTGA
- a CDS encoding tetratricopeptide repeat protein produces the protein MKRILIAAAFAACAATAFALPSVDAVRTEVAQGHDARAEEMIREVLAARPDSARAHYVHAEILAHLGRFAQAAEEAAQARRLDPALSFTQPDTFKTFEAMLAREQAAAAGGRAPATPLQMAPAGSSGGVPGWVWGGGLALLAALALSRLTSARQPAPAAAPAGWTPAPAVPGMGGMAAPYGMAPAAPAAGAGSGLLGAGLAAAGGVAAGMLAERLMEGHREPATGTWWNAAPAPASFQPFDDSAGEAAAARELEERPIDWGNGDGWGGTDDDKPSSAGSDGW, from the coding sequence ATGAAACGTATCCTGATCGCCGCGGCCTTCGCGGCTTGCGCAGCCACCGCGTTTGCGCTGCCTAGCGTCGACGCCGTGCGCACCGAGGTGGCCCAGGGCCACGATGCACGGGCCGAGGAGATGATCCGCGAAGTGCTCGCGGCACGGCCCGACAGCGCCCGCGCGCACTACGTGCATGCCGAGATCCTGGCCCACCTGGGGCGCTTTGCCCAGGCAGCCGAAGAAGCCGCGCAGGCGCGCCGGCTCGACCCGGCCCTGTCGTTCACCCAGCCCGACACGTTCAAGACCTTCGAGGCGATGCTGGCGCGCGAACAGGCAGCAGCGGCGGGCGGGCGTGCCCCGGCCACGCCACTGCAGATGGCCCCGGCCGGCAGTTCCGGCGGCGTGCCCGGCTGGGTCTGGGGCGGTGGGCTGGCCTTGCTGGCCGCCCTGGCGCTGAGCCGGCTCACCTCCGCGCGCCAGCCGGCGCCCGCGGCGGCGCCGGCCGGGTGGACCCCGGCACCCGCAGTACCCGGCATGGGCGGCATGGCGGCCCCCTACGGCATGGCGCCAGCGGCCCCCGCGGCTGGCGCGGGCAGTGGCCTGCTCGGCGCGGGCCTGGCCGCGGCCGGTGGCGTGGCGGCGGGCATGCTCGCCGAGCGCCTGATGGAAGGCCACCGCGAGCCGGCCACCGGCACCTGGTGGAATGCAGCGCCGGCACCGGCCTCGTTCCAGCCCTTCGACGATTCGGCGGGCGAGGCTGCCGCCGCGCGTGAACTGGAGGAGCGCCCGATCGACTGGGGCAATGGCGACGGCTGGGGCGGCACCGATGACGACAAGCCCTCGTCGGCCGGCAGCGACGGCTGGTGA
- a CDS encoding ATP-binding protein: MPALPSTPPSPTERPWLIAASLWLALAAVVALALWHLRHETVQAQGRELRLISLATADAVERGLRGAEEGLQALRAELEEAHLSLDDPGAGRVLAARADLMPLLQALWVLDAAGSVLAASSDRPPPATAAFDPPLASLPHDRLALSGSTVVTPAGQSGAASEIALAVPFSLPGGRHGWIVSTLPAAAMLGSLAQALPVDDLRLLVLRHDGAPLAAVNAAGIAGADVRSTLARDPSAELNRLTFADGSKNLVSSPAVPHYGARVLVSREMSAVLGPWRDAAELAGAGLTVLLLVMASAVYVVQLADRRRAAAQAALQAQVSRAGKLESLGTLAGGVAHDFNNVLAAIVGFGEMAQDAAAPGSAQARHLDKVMQAALRGKALCERILAFSRGGAKTSTVFELEPVVEEVLTLLSASLRSGIVLERRLQAPGARLRGDATQAFEAVMNLCTNAMQAMPDGGLLSVQLARVMIDAPRVLSHTRLPPGRYLALSVADQGAGISQTVMEHLFEPFFTTKAAQSGTGLGLAVVFGVVTEFGGAVDVQSRPAQGACFTLYLPECTDAAAAAADPVPDGVRGTGQRLLVVDDEPDLVALTVEMLQGLGYAPEGFTDPAAALRAVQAEPEGFAALISDEVMPGLTGTQLTQALREHAPHLPVLLLSGYGGALLAQRASSAGVHRVLSKPVQRAPLAHALSELLRDS; encoded by the coding sequence ATGCCCGCATTGCCCAGTACCCCGCCATCGCCGACCGAACGGCCCTGGCTCATCGCCGCCAGCCTGTGGCTCGCACTGGCGGCCGTCGTTGCGCTGGCGCTGTGGCACCTGCGGCACGAGACGGTCCAGGCCCAGGGCCGCGAGCTGCGCCTGATCTCGCTGGCCACGGCCGATGCCGTCGAGCGCGGCCTGCGCGGTGCCGAAGAAGGCCTGCAGGCGCTGCGGGCCGAACTGGAGGAAGCGCATCTGTCGCTGGACGATCCCGGCGCGGGGCGCGTGCTCGCTGCACGCGCCGACCTGATGCCGCTGCTGCAAGCGCTGTGGGTGCTGGACGCCGCCGGCAGCGTGCTTGCCGCGTCGAGCGACCGGCCGCCGCCGGCCACGGCCGCCTTCGATCCGCCGCTGGCTTCACTGCCGCATGACCGGCTTGCATTGAGCGGCAGCACCGTGGTCACACCAGCCGGGCAGAGCGGCGCGGCCTCGGAGATCGCGCTGGCCGTGCCCTTCTCATTGCCCGGCGGTCGCCACGGCTGGATCGTCTCGACCCTCCCTGCGGCGGCCATGCTGGGCTCGCTGGCCCAGGCGCTGCCCGTCGACGACCTGCGCCTCTTGGTGCTGCGCCACGACGGCGCGCCGCTGGCGGCCGTGAACGCAGCGGGCATCGCGGGCGCCGACGTCCGGTCCACGCTCGCCCGCGACCCGAGCGCCGAGCTCAACCGCCTGACCTTCGCGGACGGCAGCAAGAACCTCGTGAGCAGCCCCGCTGTGCCGCACTACGGCGCCCGCGTGCTGGTGTCGCGCGAGATGTCTGCCGTGCTCGGCCCGTGGCGCGATGCCGCCGAGCTGGCCGGCGCGGGGCTGACGGTGCTGCTGCTGGTCATGGCTTCGGCCGTCTACGTGGTGCAGTTGGCCGACCGCCGGCGAGCGGCGGCGCAGGCGGCGCTGCAGGCCCAGGTGTCGCGCGCCGGCAAGCTGGAGTCGCTGGGCACCCTGGCGGGCGGCGTGGCACACGACTTCAACAACGTGCTGGCGGCGATCGTCGGCTTCGGCGAGATGGCGCAGGACGCCGCAGCGCCCGGCAGCGCGCAGGCGCGGCACCTCGACAAGGTGATGCAGGCGGCGCTGCGCGGCAAGGCGCTGTGCGAACGCATCCTGGCCTTCAGCCGCGGCGGCGCCAAGACCTCGACCGTGTTCGAACTGGAGCCGGTGGTCGAGGAGGTGCTGACGCTGCTGTCGGCGTCGCTGCGCTCGGGCATCGTGCTCGAGCGGCGGCTGCAGGCACCGGGAGCGCGGCTCAGGGGCGATGCCACGCAGGCCTTCGAAGCGGTGATGAACCTGTGCACGAATGCCATGCAGGCCATGCCCGACGGCGGCTTGCTGAGCGTGCAGCTGGCGCGCGTGATGATCGACGCGCCGCGTGTGCTGTCGCACACCCGGCTGCCGCCGGGCCGCTACCTCGCCCTGTCGGTGGCCGACCAGGGCGCCGGCATCTCGCAGACCGTGATGGAGCATCTGTTCGAGCCCTTCTTCACCACCAAGGCGGCGCAGTCGGGCACCGGGCTGGGGCTCGCGGTCGTCTTCGGCGTGGTGACCGAATTCGGCGGCGCGGTGGACGTGCAGAGCCGCCCGGCGCAAGGCGCCTGCTTCACGCTGTACCTGCCCGAGTGCACCGACGCGGCGGCCGCTGCGGCCGACCCGGTGCCCGATGGCGTCCGCGGCACCGGCCAGCGCCTGCTGGTGGTGGACGACGAACCCGATCTCGTCGCACTGACCGTCGAGATGCTGCAGGGGCTGGGCTATGCGCCCGAGGGCTTCACCGACCCCGCGGCAGCCCTGCGGGCGGTGCAGGCCGAGCCCGAGGGTTTCGCGGCCTTGATCAGCGACGAGGTGATGCCCGGGCTCACCGGCACCCAGCTGACCCAGGCGCTGCGCGAGCACGCGCCGCATCTGCCGGTGCTGCTGCTCAGCGGGTATGGCGGCGCGCTGCTGGCGCAGCGCGCGAGCAGCGCCGGCGTGCACCGGGTGCTGTCCAAGCCCGTGCAGCGCGCGCCCTTGGCCCACGCGCTGTCGGAGCTGCTGCGCGACAGCTGA
- a CDS encoding response regulator transcription factor: MNANATPHILIVDDDPAVRELVVEYLGNNDMRTSAAASGREMFERFDSEAIDLVLLDLKLPGEDGMQLARSLRERATVPIVLLTGRNEEADRVMGLELGADDYVTKPFSPRELLARVRAVLRRYQVQATLPERDNARRAYRFSGWELNLRTRRLQAPDGRLVELSNGEFSLLAALCRAPQRVLSRDQLLSMSRLHEAEVYDRTVDVQIRRLRVKIEADQTRPALIVTERGAGYRLASEVETLY, encoded by the coding sequence ATGAACGCCAACGCCACCCCGCACATCCTCATCGTCGACGACGACCCCGCGGTTCGTGAGCTCGTGGTCGAGTATCTCGGCAACAACGACATGCGCACCAGCGCGGCTGCTTCGGGCCGGGAGATGTTCGAGCGCTTCGACAGCGAGGCGATCGACCTCGTGCTGCTGGACCTGAAGCTGCCGGGCGAAGACGGCATGCAGCTGGCTCGCAGCCTGCGCGAGCGCGCCACCGTGCCCATCGTGCTGCTGACCGGACGCAACGAGGAAGCCGACCGCGTGATGGGCCTGGAGCTGGGCGCCGACGACTATGTGACCAAGCCGTTCAGCCCGCGCGAGCTGCTGGCGCGGGTGCGAGCCGTGCTGCGGCGCTACCAGGTGCAGGCCACGCTGCCCGAGCGCGACAACGCCCGCCGCGCTTACCGCTTCTCGGGCTGGGAGCTGAACCTGCGCACGCGCCGGCTGCAGGCGCCGGACGGCCGGCTCGTCGAGCTGTCCAACGGCGAGTTCAGCCTGCTGGCCGCGCTGTGCCGTGCGCCGCAGCGCGTGCTCAGCCGCGACCAGCTGCTGTCGATGTCGCGCCTGCACGAGGCCGAGGTCTACGACCGCACGGTCGACGTGCAGATCCGTCGCCTGCGGGTGAAGATCGAGGCCGACCAGACGCGGCCGGCACTGATCGTCACCGAGCGCGGCGCCGGCTACCGGCTGGCCAGCGAGGTCGAAACGCTGTACTGA
- a CDS encoding TOTE conflict system archaeo-eukaryotic primase domain-containing protein has product MTGDGREEVTRLLAENRRLRELLTEHGIAWQPRDITPTTDRSPRLGTDEKVKLFASLFRGREDVYPVRWESKAGKSGYSPACANEWRAGICEKPRIKCGDCQHRALIPVTGQTVFDHLAGRHTVGVYPLLTDDTCHFLAVDFDDAEWREDARAFAGSCDALGVPVALEVSRSGNGAHAWIFFSGRVSARDACRLGTALISHTCARTRQLKLSSYDRLFPNQDTMPKGGFGNLIALPLQKAPRESGGSVFVDRDLQPHDDQWAFLAGLPKMSPADIEPTILRATGGSHPLDVTFIDSEDEATPWRRQEPASSRLPGPMPASLKITLANLVYFEKAALPQPLANRLIRLSAFQNPEFYKAQAMRLPVWDEPRVIGCAENFPHHIALPRGCLEAALTLLRDNSIRSELHDERSAGAALQVQFRGALRPDQQQAVEAMLTHDTGVLCAPTAFGKTVIAAALIAARGVNTLILVHRAELLRQWRERLQTFLAEARDGGQDRPSIGAIGGGKSKPTGRIDIALMQSLCRQGKVNALVEDYGHIVADECHHLSAFSFEAILKRAKAKYVLGLTATPIRRDGRQPIIFMQCGPTRHTAERPSGAPQTLEIVPRFLTPRVGAADDAPIQQVFQVIASDAARTAQVADEVTAAFAAGAKVLVLTERTEHLDALRQALGTRVSPLLVLHGRMSAKQRTTLLQELEALPADAPRVLLSTGKLVGEGFDHAPLDTLVLAMPISWKGTLAQYAGRLHREHASKSSVRIVDFIDQGHPALLRMWERRQRGYRAMGYRVIPQASGLFDPDD; this is encoded by the coding sequence ATGACCGGCGACGGACGTGAGGAAGTGACCCGGCTGCTGGCCGAGAACCGCCGGCTGCGCGAGTTGCTGACAGAGCACGGCATCGCTTGGCAACCGCGCGACATCACGCCGACCACGGATCGAAGCCCGCGCCTCGGCACCGACGAGAAGGTGAAGCTCTTCGCCAGCCTGTTCCGCGGCCGGGAAGACGTGTACCCGGTCCGCTGGGAGAGCAAGGCCGGCAAGTCTGGCTACTCACCAGCCTGCGCGAACGAGTGGCGCGCCGGCATCTGCGAGAAGCCGCGGATCAAGTGCGGCGACTGCCAACACCGCGCGTTGATCCCGGTCACGGGCCAGACGGTCTTCGACCACCTCGCAGGACGGCACACCGTGGGGGTGTATCCACTGCTCACGGATGACACCTGCCACTTCCTGGCGGTGGACTTCGATGATGCCGAGTGGCGAGAGGATGCGCGCGCCTTCGCCGGCTCCTGCGATGCGCTGGGCGTGCCGGTCGCGCTCGAGGTCTCCCGCTCCGGCAATGGGGCACACGCGTGGATCTTCTTCTCCGGCCGGGTGTCGGCACGCGACGCCTGCCGGCTGGGCACCGCCCTCATCAGCCACACCTGCGCGCGCACCCGCCAGCTAAAGCTCAGCTCCTACGACCGCCTGTTTCCGAACCAGGACACGATGCCGAAGGGAGGCTTCGGCAACCTCATCGCCTTGCCGCTGCAGAAAGCGCCCCGCGAAAGCGGCGGCAGCGTGTTCGTCGACCGTGACTTGCAGCCCCACGACGACCAGTGGGCCTTCCTGGCTGGCCTGCCAAAGATGTCGCCCGCAGACATCGAGCCCACGATCCTGCGCGCCACCGGTGGCAGCCATCCTCTCGACGTGACCTTCATCGACAGCGAGGACGAGGCCACGCCGTGGCGTCGGCAGGAGCCAGCATCCAGCCGCTTGCCCGGCCCGATGCCGGCCTCACTGAAGATCACGCTGGCCAACCTGGTCTACTTCGAGAAGGCCGCTTTGCCACAACCCCTGGCCAACCGGCTGATCCGCCTGTCCGCGTTCCAGAACCCCGAGTTCTACAAGGCACAGGCCATGCGCCTTCCGGTGTGGGATGAGCCCCGGGTCATCGGCTGCGCAGAGAACTTCCCCCATCACATTGCTCTGCCGCGCGGGTGCCTGGAAGCAGCGCTCACTTTGCTGCGCGATAACAGCATCCGGTCAGAACTGCACGACGAGCGATCGGCCGGGGCGGCGCTGCAGGTGCAGTTTCGTGGCGCACTCCGGCCGGACCAGCAGCAAGCGGTCGAAGCCATGCTGACCCACGACACTGGTGTCTTGTGCGCGCCGACCGCTTTCGGCAAAACGGTGATCGCAGCCGCGCTGATTGCTGCACGGGGCGTGAACACCTTGATCCTGGTCCATCGGGCCGAGCTGTTGCGTCAGTGGCGCGAGAGGCTGCAGACCTTCCTGGCCGAGGCCCGCGACGGAGGTCAGGACCGACCCAGCATCGGCGCGATCGGCGGCGGCAAGTCGAAGCCTACCGGACGCATCGACATCGCCTTGATGCAGTCGCTGTGCCGCCAGGGCAAAGTCAATGCGCTCGTCGAGGACTACGGACACATCGTGGCGGACGAGTGTCACCACCTGTCGGCGTTTTCCTTCGAAGCAATCCTGAAGCGGGCCAAGGCGAAGTACGTCCTCGGGCTGACGGCCACGCCGATCCGCCGCGACGGCCGGCAACCCATCATCTTCATGCAGTGCGGCCCGACGCGCCACACCGCGGAGAGACCTTCAGGGGCGCCGCAGACCTTGGAGATCGTCCCGCGATTCCTGACACCCCGGGTTGGGGCGGCCGACGACGCGCCGATCCAGCAGGTGTTCCAGGTCATCGCCTCGGATGCCGCACGCACAGCCCAGGTTGCCGACGAGGTGACAGCTGCATTCGCAGCGGGCGCCAAGGTCCTGGTCCTGACCGAGCGGACGGAACACCTGGACGCCCTGCGCCAAGCACTCGGCACGCGGGTGTCACCGTTGCTCGTGCTGCACGGCCGGATGTCGGCAAAGCAACGGACAACGCTGCTTCAGGAATTAGAAGCGCTGCCTGCCGATGCTCCACGGGTGCTGCTCTCGACGGGCAAGCTTGTCGGCGAGGGCTTCGACCATGCGCCACTGGATACCCTTGTGCTGGCGATGCCAATCTCCTGGAAGGGCACGCTTGCGCAGTACGCCGGCCGCCTGCACCGGGAACACGCCAGCAAGAGCAGCGTCCGAATCGTCGACTTCATCGACCAGGGGCATCCCGCCCTGCTTCGGATGTGGGAACGGCGCCAGCGCGGGTATCGAGCCATGGGGTATCGGGTGATCCCGCAGGCTTCAGGGCTTTTCGATCCGGACGACTGA
- a CDS encoding type II toxin-antitoxin system RelE/ParE family toxin, producing the protein MKPAHLRPRAEADLIEAARYYAQEAGLALGERVFDAAIAALEPIERMPSIGSPRLGQMCDIPGLRSWRVAGFPMQWLYFEAPDHLDVVRLVGDRQDFLAILQDAG; encoded by the coding sequence TTGAAGCCCGCCCATCTTCGGCCCCGCGCCGAAGCAGACCTGATCGAAGCGGCGCGGTACTACGCCCAGGAAGCGGGCTTGGCCTTGGGAGAGCGGGTGTTCGACGCTGCGATCGCAGCGCTCGAACCCATCGAACGCATGCCCTCCATCGGTTCTCCGCGGCTGGGACAGATGTGCGACATCCCGGGCCTGCGATCCTGGCGAGTCGCGGGGTTCCCGATGCAGTGGCTCTACTTCGAGGCGCCCGATCATCTCGATGTCGTTCGCCTTGTCGGTGACCGACAAGACTTCCTCGCGATCCTCCAGGATGCTGGCTGA
- a CDS encoding glycine zipper 2TM domain-containing protein — protein MNLRFPLVAVSLAAACSAAFAGTEYGHVISSTAVIAQVTVPQQQCTEQQAAVAPRTSGGGALLGALVGGVVGHGLGQGFGRAAATGLGVVAGSVIGDRAEAANTPAETVPVRSCQTSYTVENRVVGYDVTYEYNGQRYTTRLAQDPGERIALNVNVTPQQVGAAVPAATTVVTPAPVVTYPVPVVATAVAPAYYYNPYVPRVNLMLGGYWHHYR, from the coding sequence ATGAACCTCCGTTTCCCGCTAGTCGCCGTCAGTCTGGCCGCCGCGTGCAGCGCGGCATTCGCCGGCACCGAGTACGGCCATGTGATCTCCTCCACGGCCGTGATCGCGCAGGTCACCGTGCCGCAGCAGCAGTGCACCGAGCAGCAGGCCGCCGTGGCGCCGCGCACCAGCGGCGGTGGCGCGCTGCTCGGCGCGCTGGTCGGTGGTGTCGTCGGTCATGGCCTGGGCCAAGGCTTCGGCCGCGCAGCGGCCACCGGCCTGGGCGTCGTGGCCGGCAGCGTGATCGGCGACCGCGCCGAAGCCGCCAACACGCCGGCCGAGACCGTGCCGGTGCGCAGCTGCCAGACCTCGTACACGGTCGAGAACCGCGTCGTCGGCTACGACGTCACCTACGAATACAACGGCCAGCGCTACACCACGCGGCTCGCGCAGGACCCCGGCGAGCGGATCGCGCTGAACGTGAACGTGACGCCGCAGCAGGTCGGCGCCGCGGTGCCAGCCGCAACCACCGTGGTGACCCCGGCCCCCGTGGTGACCTACCCGGTGCCGGTGGTGGCAACGGCCGTGGCCCCCGCCTACTACTACAACCCGTACGTGCCACGCGTGAACCTGATGCTGGGCGGCTACTGGCACCACTACCGCTGA
- a CDS encoding type II toxin-antitoxin system ParD family antitoxin: protein MSSNTMSFALPEALREYVDQRVRSGQYGNTSEYLRELIRRDQEEQAKKRLRELIEEGLSSGPGRALTPKRTAQLKKQALGDLR from the coding sequence ATGAGCAGCAACACCATGAGCTTTGCCCTGCCGGAGGCCCTGCGCGAGTACGTCGACCAGCGGGTACGGTCCGGCCAATACGGCAATACCAGCGAGTACCTGCGTGAGCTGATCCGTCGAGACCAGGAAGAGCAGGCCAAGAAGCGTCTTCGGGAACTCATCGAAGAAGGGCTGAGTTCAGGCCCTGGCCGTGCCCTGACACCCAAGCGGACGGCACAGTTGAAGAAGCAGGCCCTGGGCGACCTGCGTTGA